The following proteins are co-located in the Nitrospira sp. genome:
- a CDS encoding DUF2024 family protein, protein MEAVKVFDTWVEAGGRMHHFDVMTRDEATALKLANEHMASMGLASAVVTTQECQFCHQEPLAFFSDAQQRAFRESGGFIVRLSE, encoded by the coding sequence ATGGAGGCTGTCAAGGTGTTCGATACCTGGGTGGAAGCGGGAGGCCGCATGCATCATTTCGATGTGATGACGCGCGACGAGGCGACGGCGTTAAAGCTGGCCAACGAACATATGGCCTCGATGGGGCTTGCGTCGGCGGTGGTGACGACCCAGGAGTGCCAGTTTTGCCATCAGGAGCCCTTAGCCTTCTTCTCGGATGCGCAGCAGCGGGCGTTTCGCGAGTCGGGCGGCTTTATTGTCAGGCTGTCCGAATAA
- a CDS encoding FAD-binding oxidoreductase, which translates to MAIQTHQAQVDAIRTLTHDVREVDLRVVEPAAIAFKPGQFISFEMPHPQTGRLVTRAYSIASPPSRPDVITLLFNLVSGGPGSGFLFNLTVGDTVRFKGPAGSFHLRDDPGRELFFIATGTGIAPLRSMILANAERADPRPATLFWGLRSQRDLYYQDAWAALSRRVPNFTAITTLSRPEPGWLGETGRVQRLVEERVASVESLAVYVCGNGGMIADVIAALQAKGLCPIYREKWYDEKGSAQE; encoded by the coding sequence ATGGCGATCCAGACGCATCAGGCTCAGGTTGACGCAATCCGCACGCTCACCCATGACGTGCGCGAGGTGGATCTGCGTGTGGTCGAGCCGGCGGCTATCGCGTTCAAGCCGGGCCAGTTCATTTCGTTCGAGATGCCGCACCCGCAGACTGGCCGCCTCGTGACGCGGGCCTATTCCATTGCCTCGCCGCCCAGCCGCCCGGATGTCATCACCCTGCTGTTCAATCTGGTATCGGGAGGACCGGGGTCCGGGTTTCTCTTCAACCTCACCGTCGGAGATACGGTCCGCTTCAAAGGGCCGGCGGGGAGCTTTCATCTGCGTGACGATCCGGGGCGCGAGCTGTTCTTTATCGCGACCGGTACCGGCATCGCGCCGCTCCGGTCGATGATCCTGGCGAATGCCGAACGAGCCGATCCGCGCCCCGCGACCCTTTTCTGGGGGCTGCGCAGCCAGCGGGATCTGTATTACCAGGATGCCTGGGCGGCGTTGAGCCGGCGCGTGCCGAACTTCACCGCCATCACGACCCTGTCTCGTCCCGAGCCGGGCTGGCTCGGCGAAACGGGCCGTGTCCAGCGGCTTGTCGAAGAGCGTGTCGCATCGGTGGAGTCTCTCGCCGTCTATGTGTGCGGGAACGGCGGCATGATTGCCGACGTCATTGCGGCCTTGCAGGCGAAAGGGCTCTGTCCGATCTATCGCGAGAAGTGGTACGACGAGAAAGGATCGGCGCAGGAATGA
- a CDS encoding transporter — MGRTISVMILLLLGLWPLRSLALDHDNLDPNRPIGMEDAYAIPKGEIGLEGGVRFNDRREGRTRVTFQPQIIYGAFDNTQIEIQGDLMSDPNSLVGSAKSGDLHLGVLYNFNTETLPLPAFAARVEVDLPTGLNSKGVDTQVTGILTRSFGRLRAHLNAGYTVLGTPQGQERPGAYRAVAAVSYPLGYPTSFRDTLIASVYTRQSDLRGQQNHTGIEIGLRHQLSSRVVLDGGLGTEFAGPSDRAALLGTVGVSVGF, encoded by the coding sequence GTGGGGCGCACAATCAGCGTGATGATCCTGCTCCTGCTCGGGCTGTGGCCTCTGCGGAGCCTGGCCCTGGATCACGATAATCTCGACCCGAACCGGCCGATCGGGATGGAAGACGCCTACGCGATTCCGAAAGGCGAAATCGGGCTGGAAGGCGGCGTGCGTTTCAACGACCGGCGAGAGGGCCGCACCCGCGTCACCTTCCAGCCGCAGATCATCTACGGCGCCTTCGACAACACGCAGATCGAAATTCAGGGGGATCTGATGTCCGATCCCAACAGCCTTGTCGGTTCGGCGAAGTCGGGCGACCTGCATCTGGGGGTGCTCTACAACTTCAATACGGAAACGTTGCCGCTCCCGGCCTTCGCGGCCCGCGTCGAGGTGGATCTGCCCACCGGTCTGAACTCAAAAGGCGTGGACACGCAGGTGACCGGCATCCTCACCCGTTCCTTCGGGCGGCTGCGCGCGCACCTCAACGCGGGCTATACCGTTCTCGGCACGCCGCAGGGGCAGGAGCGGCCGGGGGCCTATCGTGCGGTCGCCGCCGTGAGCTATCCCCTGGGCTATCCCACCAGCTTCCGCGACACGCTGATCGCCAGCGTCTATACCAGACAGTCGGACCTGCGCGGCCAGCAGAATCACACCGGCATCGAAATAGGTCTGCGCCATCAGCTGTCCTCACGCGTGGTCTTGGACGGCGGCCTCGGCACCGAATTCGCCGGGCCCTCTGACCGGGCGGCGCTTCTTGGCACGGTGGGCGTCTCAGTCGGATTTTAA
- a CDS encoding glycosyltransferase, giving the protein MEPMSIPVSAKPSVLDLVPDENPTWCTIDLRLVIAIVMVCGAIVATAVRFNHELFDPLAESFQLQGWAAVIARPSLLWFSMGMLLLVIRTLLWVRYRPYAAVEAEQAPRMSIIIPAYNEGPLVRQAVEACVRADYPRERLEIIVIDDGSTDDTWHHIAQARDEWPQRVEAVRLPVNGGKRGALAAGFAKATGDILVTVDSDSVIERGALLAIAGPFRNEQVGVVAGKVCVLNRFRSLLPRMLHVRFVLSFDFLRSVQSTYGTVYCCPGALSAYRASVVKPLIPAWLRQQFWGEDCTIGEDRALTNDILAAGYRSVYQRSAVVHTLAPERYRQLCNMLLRWDRSYIREEIRLWKIMWRFPLSSLLLTLLETVITNLRYPVAYSSLGLMFYLCVQDPWTIVRFVLSIGVVSLFYTLYFFHSERSREFLFGIAYVYFYIVSLVWIFPYALVTVRNRAWLTR; this is encoded by the coding sequence ATGGAGCCGATGAGCATCCCTGTGTCTGCGAAGCCGTCCGTGCTGGATCTCGTGCCGGACGAAAATCCCACCTGGTGCACGATCGACCTGCGGCTGGTCATTGCGATCGTCATGGTGTGCGGCGCCATCGTTGCCACGGCCGTGCGATTCAACCACGAGTTGTTCGATCCCTTGGCGGAATCGTTCCAGTTGCAAGGCTGGGCCGCCGTGATCGCCCGGCCGAGCCTGCTGTGGTTTTCCATGGGGATGCTGTTGCTGGTGATCCGGACCTTGCTCTGGGTGCGGTATCGGCCGTATGCCGCGGTGGAGGCCGAGCAGGCGCCGCGGATGTCCATCATCATTCCGGCCTATAACGAAGGGCCGCTGGTGCGCCAGGCGGTGGAGGCCTGCGTCCGCGCGGACTATCCTCGCGAGCGGCTCGAAATCATCGTAATCGACGACGGGAGTACGGATGACACCTGGCACCATATCGCGCAGGCGCGCGACGAATGGCCGCAGCGGGTGGAGGCCGTCCGGCTTCCGGTGAACGGCGGCAAACGCGGGGCGCTGGCCGCGGGGTTTGCCAAAGCGACCGGCGACATTCTCGTGACGGTCGATTCCGACAGTGTGATCGAGCGCGGCGCGCTGCTGGCCATTGCCGGGCCGTTTCGGAACGAGCAGGTCGGGGTCGTGGCGGGGAAAGTCTGCGTGCTCAACCGGTTCCGGTCGCTGCTGCCGCGCATGCTCCATGTGCGGTTCGTGCTGTCGTTCGATTTTCTCCGGAGCGTGCAGTCCACCTATGGAACGGTCTATTGCTGTCCGGGGGCGCTCTCGGCCTATCGGGCGTCCGTCGTCAAGCCGTTGATTCCCGCGTGGCTGCGGCAGCAGTTTTGGGGGGAAGATTGCACGATCGGGGAGGACCGCGCGCTGACGAACGATATCCTGGCCGCGGGCTACCGGTCGGTCTATCAGCGGTCGGCGGTTGTCCATACCCTGGCCCCCGAGCGGTATCGCCAGCTGTGCAACATGCTGCTGCGGTGGGATCGGAGTTATATCCGGGAAGAAATTCGCCTGTGGAAAATCATGTGGCGGTTTCCCCTTTCGTCGCTGCTGCTCACGCTGCTGGAAACCGTCATCACCAATCTCCGGTATCCCGTCGCCTATAGTTCCCTGGGGCTGATGTTCTATCTTTGCGTGCAGGATCCCTGGACGATCGTCCGCTTTGTCTTGTCGATCGGCGTGGTGTCGCTGTTCTATACGCTGTATTTCTTCCACTCCGAACGGTCCCGTGAATTTCTGTTCGGCATCGCCTATGTGTATTTCTACATCGTGAGCCTCGTGTGGATTTTCCCCTATGCGCTGGTCACGGTGCGGAATCGCGCGTGGCTGACCCGGTAG
- a CDS encoding TCR/Tet family MFS transporter, which translates to MAASASATPPRQAAILFILITVMLDVLSFGIIIPVLPKLVEEFLAGDTAQAALIYGLMGTAWALMQFVCSPIQGALSDRFGRRPVVLLSNLGLGLDYIFMALAPSVTWLFAGRVISGIAASSFSTAGAYIADVTPPEKRAAGFGMIGAAFGLGFVLGPAVGGMLGAIDPRLPFWGAAATSVVNACYGLFVLPESLPRERRMGFSWKRANPIGSLVLLRSHRELFSLAAVAFLGYLAHAVLPSTAVLYVGYRYGWGPSAVGFMLAGAGISAMLVQGVLMRPITAALGERRTLLTGLLCGAAGFTVYGLAPTAWIYCAGIPIMACWGLAGPATQALMTRRVSASEQGQLQGAIAGLAGIAGLVGPGLFTQTFAFFIRSGSVLSTSLYLPGAPFLLAALLLLLAMTLAWRATAR; encoded by the coding sequence ATGGCTGCCTCTGCTTCCGCCACCCCGCCGCGTCAGGCGGCCATCCTCTTCATTCTGATCACCGTCATGCTCGACGTGCTCTCCTTCGGGATCATTATTCCTGTGCTGCCGAAGCTCGTCGAAGAGTTTTTGGCCGGCGACACGGCGCAGGCCGCGCTGATCTATGGGCTCATGGGCACGGCCTGGGCTCTCATGCAATTTGTCTGTTCGCCCATTCAAGGCGCGCTGTCGGACCGGTTCGGCCGCAGGCCGGTCGTGCTGCTCTCGAATCTCGGCTTGGGTCTCGATTACATCTTTATGGCGCTGGCGCCCAGTGTCACCTGGCTCTTCGCGGGCCGGGTCATATCGGGCATCGCCGCCTCCAGCTTCAGCACAGCCGGGGCGTATATCGCCGACGTGACGCCGCCGGAGAAGCGGGCCGCCGGGTTCGGCATGATCGGCGCGGCGTTCGGATTGGGATTTGTGCTGGGCCCCGCAGTGGGCGGGATGCTCGGCGCCATCGATCCGCGCCTGCCATTTTGGGGCGCGGCGGCGACGAGTGTGGTGAATGCCTGCTACGGGCTGTTTGTCCTGCCGGAGTCGCTTCCGCGCGAGAGACGGATGGGGTTTTCCTGGAAGCGGGCCAATCCGATTGGCTCGCTGGTCTTGCTCCGCTCGCATCGGGAGCTGTTCAGCCTGGCGGCCGTCGCGTTTCTCGGATATCTCGCCCATGCGGTCCTGCCGAGCACGGCCGTCCTCTATGTCGGCTATCGGTATGGATGGGGGCCGTCGGCGGTCGGCTTCATGCTGGCCGGGGCCGGCATCAGCGCCATGCTGGTGCAAGGAGTGCTCATGCGGCCCATCACCGCCGCCTTGGGCGAGAGACGGACGCTGCTGACCGGGCTGTTGTGCGGCGCCGCCGGGTTTACGGTGTACGGACTGGCGCCCACGGCCTGGATCTATTGCGCGGGCATTCCGATCATGGCCTGCTGGGGGCTGGCGGGACCGGCCACCCAAGCCCTCATGACGCGGCGTGTCAGTGCGTCCGAGCAGGGCCAGTTGCAAGGCGCGATTGCCGGCCTGGCCGGCATCGCCGGGCTCGTCGGGCCGGGTCTGTTCACGCAGACCTTCGCCTTCTTCATCAGGAGCGGCTCCGTCCTCAGCACGTCCCTGTATCTTCCCGGCGCGCCCTTTCTCCTTGCGGCACTCCTCCTGCTATTGGCGATGACGTTGGCCTGGCGGGCGACCGCACGGTGA